In Mercurialis annua linkage group LG5, ddMerAnnu1.2, whole genome shotgun sequence, a single genomic region encodes these proteins:
- the LOC126681638 gene encoding uncharacterized protein LOC126681638 has translation MAEVHERIAAEDGTRLHQVCERMRSLSEMCTDTTCTCQRTPFHHQTMAVSGMGSRSYREIYPGLSDGHTFVIFATCYFIKWVEAKPLKSPTQEAVIIFFKEYIVHRHGLPESITTDQGTMFTGGDIVEWASQMKIKMVHSTTYYEQANGQAEATNKAIKFIVRKMIEENPRQWHVLLSEAVWANRTSQNSATGTSPFRMVFGHDAMLPMELTVMSTRRLYQNKLSKDDYFDKMILSGMSGYVLTGFVFVLSER, from the exons ATGGCCGAGGTGCATGAACGAATAGCAG CCGAAGATGGAACAAGATTGCATCAGGTATGCGAAAGGATGCGAAGTTTGTCAGAAATGTGTACCGATACAACATGTACCTGCCAAAGAACTCCATTCCATCATCAAACCATGGCCGTTTCGGGGATGGGCAGTAGATCTTATAGGGAAATATACCCTGGTTTGTCGGATGGACATACTTTTGTCATTTTCGCTACGTGTTACTTCATAAAATGGGTCGAGGCAAAACCATTGAAATCACCTACGCAGGAAGCTgtgattatatttttcaaagaaTACATCGTGCATCGCCATGGATTGCCTGAATCGATCACTACTGATCAGGGGACGATGTTCACAGGAGGTGATATAGTGGAATGGGCCTCCCAAATGAAAATCAAGATGGTGCACTCGACGACATACTATGAACAGGCCAACGGGCAGGCCGAGGCGACTAATAAGGCCATTAAATTTATCGTCCGTAAGATGATCGAGGAAAACCCAAGGCAGTGGCATGTTTTGTTGTCAGAAGCTGTTTGGGCGAATAGAACAAGTCAAAATTCGGCGACAGGGACCTCACCTTTTAGGATGGTGTTTGGGCATGATGCGATGCTGCCAATGGAGTTAACTGTTATGTCGACTCGCCGCTTGTATCAAAACAAGTTGTCCAAGGATGATTATTTTGATAAGATG atattgtctggaatgtcagggtaTGTTCTGACAGGTTTTGTCTTTGTACTCAGTGAAAGGTGA
- the LOC126681639 gene encoding uncharacterized protein LOC126681639, whose product MEAVHRLHRPNRACPKDSYPLPNIDQLFGSTSGYEVYSFIDVAQGYHQIPMHKEDEEKTSFVTDSGTYCYKQMPFGLKNAGATYQRLMNFVFKDQIGRNMEVYVDDIIVKSRKVEDHAKDMEEVFTKLKKYKLKLNPDKCAFGVPAGKFLGYLISQKGIEVNPEKTKAILDKKAPKSAKEVHKLNGRITALGRFVSNSAKRCLPFFKTLRNVKKFEWTEECQRSFEELKKFLSSPPLLGRPETGEVLYLYLSVTNETVASVLVKEEASEQKPVYYTSKVLKGPELRYSKIEKFALALVLTVEKLKRYFQAHTVIVRTNQPLRKALARPETSGRLINWSVMIGSYDIKYEPRTAMKAQILADFVAETTTHDQPTEVDKGLVSWTLQVDGASNMTGAGEGMILRGPHKIKMQNSIHLNFPTTNNATEYEALISGLRMATVVKTEYIEMQSDSQLVVNQVLGLYEVKDLEMKKYVDRIKELLVKITEEGGKWELEQIPREENTEADTLAKAGAAKETMPGIPCSVQNFSSIQNPEATFLINPLDQWMEHIISYIENGSLPEDNKEAKKVKRRAPHFSYRDGTLYRKSFSHPWSRCLTVEEGKYVLAEIHEGICGSHISHLALCRKAVLQGYYWPKLAQDAACLVKKFEKCQYHQNVHHQPTAEQNPIISRWSFSMWGIDIVGPFPMASGQRKFLIVAVDHFSKWVEAEAVSTITEARVRSFVRREIICRFGIPKIIITDNGKQFDNKNFREF is encoded by the coding sequence ATGGAGGCTGTGCATAGACTTCACAGACCTAACCGAGCATGCCCCAAGGACAGCTACCCTTTGCCAAACATAGACCAACTGTTCGGCTCAACCAGCGGCTACGAAGTCTACTCGTTCATAGACGTGGCCCAAGGATATCACCAGATCCCAATGCACAAAGAAGATGAAGAGAAAACAAGTTTTGTAACCGACAGCGGCACATACTGCTACAAACAAATGCCCTTCGGATTAAAAAACGCAGGGGCAACTTATCAGCGGCTAATGAATTTCGTGTTCAAAGACCAGATCGGTCGTAACATGGAAGTATATGTTGACGACATCATCGTTAAGTCCAGAAAAGTAGAAGATCATGCGAAAGACATGGAAGAAGTCTTCACCAAgctgaaaaaatacaaactcaaGCTAAACCCGGACAAATGCGCATTCGGAGTCCCAGCAGGGAAATTCCTTGGTTACCTCATCTCCCAAAAAGGCATCGAAGTAAACCCGGAGAAAACGAAAGCAATTTTAGACAAGAAGGCGCCAAAATCAGCTAAAGAAGTTCATAAGCTCAACGGTAGAATCACAGCCCTCGGTCGATTCGTGTCTAACTCGGCCAAAAGATGTCTcccatttttcaaaacattaagaaatgTGAAAAAATTCGAGTGGACCGAAGAATGTCAACGGTCTTTTGAAGAGCTCAAAAAATTCCTGAGTTCACCACCACTACTCGGAAGACCCGAAACCGGAGAAGTGTTATACCTATACCTAAGTGTCACTAATGAAACAGTGGCATCGGTACTGGTAAAGGAAGAAGCATCCGAGCAAAAGCCAGTGTACTACACGAGCAAGGTGTTGAAAGGGCCCGAGCTCAGATATagcaaaattgaaaaattcgCATTAGCATTGGTCTTAACAGTGGAAAAACTAAAAAGGTATTTTCAAGCTCACACAGTAATAGTCCGAACaaaccaacctctgagaaaaGCACTAGCAAGACCAGAAACATCAGGACGACTAATCAACTGGTCAGTCATGATAGGATCATACGACATTAAATACGAACCGAGAACAGCAATGAAAGCTCAAATCTTAGCCGACTTTGTAGCAGAAACAACAACACACGACCAACCTACCGAGGTAGATAAGGGCCTGGTCAGCTGGACGCTACAAGTGGACGGGGCATCAAATATGACAGGCGCAGGAGAGGGCATGATATTAAGAGGGCCACATaagataaaaatgcaaaactcgaTCCATCTCAATTTTCCGACAACCAACAATGCAACAGAATACGAAGCCTTGATAAGTGGGTTAAGGATGGCAACGGTAGTCAAGACCGAGTACATCGAAATGCAGAGTGACTCTCAGCTGGTGGTTAACCAGGTACTTGGTCTATACGAGGTAAAAGATCTAGAGATGAAAAAATACGTAGACCGAATTAAAGAGCTGCTCGTAAAAATTACCGAAGAGGGCGGAAAATGGGAGTTAGAACAAATACCCAGAGAGGAAAACACAGAAGCAGATACATTGGCAAAAGCCGGAGCAGCCAAAGAAACAATGCCGGGCATACCGTGCTCAGTCCAAAACTTCAGCAGTATCCAGAATCCCGAAGCAACGTTCCTCATCAACCCGTTGGATCAATGGATGGaacatatcatatcatacattgAAAACGGAAGCCTGCCCGAAGATAACAAGGAAGCAAAGAAAGTAAAACGCCGAGCACCACACTTCTCATACCGAGACGGGACTCTATACAGAAAATCATTCTCACACCCTTGGTCCAGATGCCTCACGGTGGAGGAAGGGAAATACGTCTTAGCCGAGATACACGAAGGCATATGTGGAAGCCACATCTCACATCTGGCACTCTGTCGTAAAGCCGTCTTGCAAGGTTATTACTGGCCGAAACTAGCACAAGATGCAGCATGCCTGGTAAAAAAATTTGAGAAATGTCAGTACCACCAAAACGTACACCATCAACCAACGGCCGAGCAAAATCCAATAATAAGTCGTTGGTCATTCAGCATGTGGGGAATAGACATCGTTGGACCTTTTCCAATGGCAAGTGGGCAGAGAAAATTCTTGATAGTAGCAGTTGACCACTTCTCAAAGTGGGTAGAAGCCGAAGCTGTCTCTACCATAACGGAAGCAAGAGTGCGGAGCTTTGTCCGAAGAGAAATCATATGTCGTTTCGGAATCCCAAAAATCATCATAACCGACAACGGGAAGCAATTCGACAACAAAAACTTCAGAGAATTCTGA